One segment of Saprospiraceae bacterium DNA contains the following:
- a CDS encoding T9SS type A sorting domain-containing protein: MRIILPLFSLFFLSVFFANAQQGYGNQWIFGRFSSPNYSPSGTILNFNDDTLKIEPVDKSMELEGSCAIMCDSLGKLLFYSNGCYIANATHQMMANGHSIGKDMLETSFCNTGGNPLIQGMIALSKPGSDHLYYLFYTDIGDPYFMQPFFPLAPVTLYYSVIDMAMENGLGRVIEKNVIVLQDTFSRGMIQATRHANGKDWWIIQPKSHSNCYWTFLLTESGIDTTFVQCVGQLWGDRDPQGQTVFSPNSNKYIRFNFFYGLNIFNFDIATGMFSNPINISFGQDTFYYSGAAFSPSSRFIYTTCYDKIWQFDTWASDISASSVLIGELNTPSTIQDKTHFIQSRLAPDGKIYIAGRGSNKHLHLINRPNCYGLECDLQQYAIELVAPNSNTMPNIPHYKQWSESDTCVTVSATESNLFIQGLMKLYPNPANQYVTLEGLESGDVVQWINISGRVAKTSICQTNRFEVGDLNPGFYLLKVQRNGAYMGIFKMVKE; this comes from the coding sequence ATGCGTATTATACTGCCTTTATTCTCGCTTTTTTTCTTGTCAGTATTTTTTGCAAATGCTCAACAAGGCTACGGCAACCAATGGATTTTTGGGCGTTTCAGTAGCCCCAATTACAGCCCGTCGGGTACCATTCTGAACTTCAATGATGATACCCTGAAAATAGAGCCTGTTGACAAGTCCATGGAACTGGAAGGCTCCTGCGCCATAATGTGCGATTCTTTGGGCAAGTTGCTGTTTTACTCCAACGGCTGCTACATCGCCAACGCCACCCACCAGATGATGGCAAACGGCCATTCTATTGGGAAAGACATGTTGGAAACCAGTTTTTGCAACACGGGCGGGAACCCTCTTATTCAGGGTATGATAGCCTTGTCCAAGCCGGGAAGCGACCATCTTTACTATTTGTTCTATACGGATATTGGCGACCCCTACTTTATGCAGCCGTTTTTCCCTCTTGCTCCGGTTACGCTATACTATTCCGTCATTGACATGGCAATGGAAAATGGATTGGGAAGGGTTATTGAGAAAAACGTAATTGTCTTGCAAGATACGTTTTCAAGAGGCATGATTCAGGCGACAAGGCATGCTAATGGCAAAGATTGGTGGATTATTCAGCCTAAATCCCATTCTAATTGCTATTGGACTTTTTTGCTGACTGAAAGCGGTATTGATACCACATTCGTGCAGTGTGTCGGGCAATTATGGGGCGACCGCGACCCACAAGGGCAAACTGTTTTTTCACCTAATTCAAATAAATATATTCGTTTTAATTTTTTTTATGGTTTGAATATTTTTAATTTTGACATAGCGACGGGTATGTTTTCTAATCCCATAAATATTAGTTTTGGTCAAGACACCTTTTATTATAGTGGTGCTGCCTTTTCCCCAAGTTCACGCTTTATTTATACTACATGTTACGATAAAATATGGCAATTCGACACTTGGGCATCTGATATATCTGCAAGCAGTGTCTTAATTGGAGAATTAAACACGCCCTCAACTATTCAGGATAAAACACATTTTATACAGTCACGTTTGGCTCCTGATGGGAAAATTTACATTGCTGGGAGAGGATCGAACAAGCACCTACACCTCATCAACCGCCCTAATTGTTACGGCCTGGAGTGCGACTTGCAACAATATGCCATCGAACTGGTCGCCCCTAATAGTAATACAATGCCCAATATACCGCATTACAAGCAGTGGAGTGAAAGTGATACTTGTGTGACGGTAAGTGCAACAGAGTCAAACCTCTTTATTCAAGGATTGATGAAACTATACCCAAATCCAGCCAATCAGTATGTGACTTTGGAGGGGTTGGAAAGCGGTGATGTAGTACAATGGATTAACATTTCAGGGAGGGTGGCTAAGACTTCAATCTGCCAAACAAATAGATTTGAAGTAGGCGACTTGAATCCCGGGTTTTACCTGCTAAAAGTACAGCGAAATGGGGCTTATATGGGTATATTCAAAATGGTAAAGGAATAA
- a CDS encoding T9SS type A sorting domain-containing protein: MNGFLHFRFPHMPTNALGTFLLLVTLPMLSSIAAWGQGTEIFKCPESTYTFTGTPEQTLCEQYPNFNCETQIGAGTQFPKSSLIGASLSGNVCVVGDFEVDEPFVFQNAVVKINPGVTIAIAGSPNLYDGGASLGIDNSKLFACNGLWKGITLGFLSGISTYNNTRIEDAEKAISTFALCALSIQQTTFNRNRIGIGLFTQYPSIWVPGPLVWVFANNRFTCDAPLNGTTDEITYAGVKLKDSYLYTFQPGANTFSDIQYGIYSEGSASYIGTQNLIFQRIRRDGIFMDKGNINLRASQFLNGYDKGIHIESANNVTISGNCYFRWDDNLPLLISGLNLYYGVHVEGYAVASNTQISGNLFSADLTSGQKRVIGVWHQGSDIGGGAAIGMAQNTLHFYGGPAIGILLGGDFPSESQIDIYNNDFDIQDQLNAGSPTCIWSSGNKYDFGIIGNRFYNGLPKFGWATGMILEGSEGTENQVSDNHFEPGLYLQSYLCGIQVSNFKNTKFCANTSLNANRMFCFGGQNNGTDLTGNIAYGSQLLTLFDQSWIEDQIQKGNQWTAEYQGFIFPFVITPQAECMNPDFAEISEFRVHTPQSTALTGPGFNPFHPRDLFPDNNIEWWFQESGTPAGACIDEIVGPGNGDTKLKRAVADGTLAAQFSNPSMNWQAEHALYFALKLNPSLESLYPAYSTFKSAKEGGNIDKLYQVAVALNAARNGDATLRNDATNNRISIDDMLVQIEAADQAWQNAATPAEQEAAKAAKQQKMAELMVLLQNVANFQATYKQNLQSALAGVQQTNNSISNANEWEGYEKTVNSIFIGYLQNGALAEGEQGNLETIAELCPKIGGMAVYRARSILPECARLVDDNRADCYPAPEPLTPVEPRSTEYSSLKNVERAQVVPNPAFEMATVIVPNGKQGSVRLLSALGSLVSEQQIVSPQTSVGVAMLPQGIYYLEILYSDGQRECLKFVVSK; this comes from the coding sequence ATGAACGGTTTTCTCCATTTCCGATTTCCCCACATGCCGACAAACGCGCTTGGGACATTTCTGCTACTTGTTACGCTACCGATGCTTTCGAGCATTGCTGCATGGGGACAGGGCACTGAAATCTTCAAATGCCCTGAAAGCACCTACACGTTTACGGGGACTCCCGAGCAGACGCTCTGCGAGCAGTACCCCAACTTCAACTGCGAGACCCAGATTGGCGCGGGCACGCAGTTCCCGAAATCTTCTCTTATCGGCGCGTCTTTAAGCGGCAACGTGTGCGTCGTCGGCGACTTCGAGGTGGACGAGCCGTTTGTTTTCCAAAACGCGGTGGTAAAAATCAATCCCGGAGTGACCATCGCCATCGCGGGCAGCCCCAATCTGTATGACGGCGGCGCCTCCCTCGGAATAGACAATTCCAAGCTGTTCGCCTGCAACGGCCTTTGGAAAGGCATCACGCTGGGCTTCCTGTCCGGCATCTCGACCTACAACAACACAAGGATAGAGGATGCCGAAAAAGCAATCTCGACATTCGCGCTATGTGCCCTGTCCATACAACAGACGACCTTCAACCGAAATCGGATAGGAATAGGACTTTTCACCCAATACCCCAGCATCTGGGTGCCGGGGCCCTTGGTTTGGGTGTTTGCCAACAACCGGTTCACCTGCGACGCGCCCCTGAACGGCACGACAGACGAGATCACTTATGCCGGGGTCAAACTAAAAGATTCTTACCTCTACACTTTTCAGCCTGGGGCAAATACCTTTTCTGACATCCAATACGGCATATACTCGGAAGGCAGCGCATCGTATATCGGCACCCAAAATCTTATCTTTCAGCGTATCCGGCGCGATGGCATTTTTATGGACAAGGGCAACATCAACCTGAGAGCCTCACAATTTTTGAATGGGTACGACAAAGGCATCCACATCGAAAGTGCAAACAACGTCACCATTTCCGGCAATTGCTACTTTCGTTGGGACGACAACCTGCCATTGCTAATTTCAGGCCTGAATTTATACTATGGGGTTCATGTAGAAGGATACGCTGTCGCAAGCAATACCCAAATCTCTGGAAACCTTTTTTCTGCCGACCTGACATCGGGACAAAAAAGGGTCATCGGAGTCTGGCACCAAGGTTCCGATATCGGTGGGGGGGCGGCCATTGGCATGGCGCAGAACACGCTCCACTTTTATGGAGGCCCCGCGATAGGGATACTCTTGGGCGGCGATTTTCCAAGCGAGAGCCAAATAGACATCTACAACAATGATTTTGACATTCAAGACCAACTCAATGCCGGCAGCCCCACTTGCATTTGGAGTTCTGGGAACAAATACGACTTCGGCATCATCGGGAACAGGTTTTACAACGGCCTGCCAAAATTTGGTTGGGCTACTGGGATGATTCTGGAAGGGTCAGAAGGCACTGAAAATCAGGTGAGCGACAACCACTTTGAGCCAGGCCTGTATTTGCAGTCTTACCTCTGCGGCATACAGGTATCGAATTTCAAAAACACCAAGTTTTGCGCCAATACATCGCTGAACGCCAACCGCATGTTTTGTTTTGGCGGCCAGAACAACGGAACGGATTTGACCGGAAACATCGCTTACGGGTCACAACTCCTGACCCTCTTTGACCAGTCCTGGATCGAAGACCAAATCCAAAAGGGCAACCAGTGGACGGCGGAATACCAAGGGTTCATCTTTCCTTTTGTCATTACGCCACAGGCGGAGTGTATGAATCCGGATTTTGCTGAGATATCTGAATTCCGTGTCCACACACCGCAATCTACTGCCTTGACTGGCCCCGGTTTCAATCCATTCCACCCTCGGGATTTGTTCCCAGATAACAATATCGAGTGGTGGTTTCAAGAAAGCGGTACTCCGGCAGGCGCTTGTATTGACGAAATTGTGGGGCCGGGCAACGGCGACACCAAACTAAAAAGAGCGGTTGCCGACGGGACTCTGGCAGCGCAATTTAGCAACCCGTCCATGAACTGGCAGGCTGAGCACGCACTTTACTTCGCCCTAAAACTAAATCCCTCGCTTGAAAGCCTCTACCCGGCATACTCAACTTTCAAGTCCGCAAAAGAGGGCGGCAACATAGACAAATTGTATCAGGTTGCCGTTGCTTTGAATGCCGCGCGGAACGGAGACGCAACGCTGCGGAATGACGCAACGAACAACCGCATATCAATTGACGATATGCTGGTTCAAATAGAGGCTGCCGACCAGGCATGGCAGAACGCTGCGACGCCGGCCGAGCAAGAAGCCGCCAAAGCCGCCAAACAACAAAAAATGGCCGAGTTGATGGTGCTTTTGCAAAATGTCGCTAACTTCCAAGCCACCTACAAGCAAAATCTCCAAAGTGCCCTTGCAGGCGTACAACAAACCAACAACAGCATCAGCAACGCCAACGAATGGGAGGGTTACGAAAAGACCGTGAACTCGATTTTTATTGGCTACCTCCAAAACGGTGCGTTGGCAGAAGGAGAGCAGGGAAACTTGGAAACGATAGCGGAGTTGTGCCCCAAAATCGGAGGCATGGCCGTGTACAGGGCACGCAGCATCCTGCCCGAGTGCGCTCGATTGGTTGATGACAACCGTGCAGACTGCTACCCTGCACCCGAACCGCTTACGCCTGTTGAGCCTCGTTCGACCGAGTACTCCTCCCTGAAAAATGTTGAGCGCGCTCAGGTAGTCCCCAACCCTGCCTTCGAGATGGCTACTGTGATCGTTCCCAACGGCAAGCAAGGGAGTGTTAGGCTCCTTAGTGCCCTTGGCAGTTTGGTATCGGAGCAGCAGATTGTGTCTCCTCAGACAAGTGTTGGTGTGGCTATGTTGCCGCAGGGCATTTATTACCTCGAAATCCTCTATTCCGACGGGCAGCGCGAGTGCCTGAAATTCGTCGTGTCGAAATAA